The Pirellulales bacterium genome has a window encoding:
- a CDS encoding tyrosine-type recombinase/integrase codes for MARASRPWFWKARRRWFVTIDGKRHDLGPDKKAALTTFHELMARPQKRAVRSDSVVALIDAFLDWCSKHRSPVTYEWYRERLQSFAETYPKLTTAQLRPFHVQLWIDGEEGVSSGTRRNYCRSIKRAMRWAEQQGYVDRSPIMHMEQPRAGKRDTVISQEQFEELISLIPVRELRDLLITTWESGCRPQESLRVEARHVDLANSRWVFPQAESKGNIPRIVYLTDRALEITRRLVLLYPEGKLFRNSRGNPWTTESVNCAFVRLQIKMGLRLLKTQDVQFSNKEVREFTKSLARERIERGEVVQKSDRELELEARRKLRYRFACTLAPKCSLYTLRHSWATHALERGLDALTVAILMGH; via the coding sequence ATGGCTCGCGCGTCTCGACCTTGGTTTTGGAAGGCCCGCCGCAGGTGGTTCGTCACCATCGACGGCAAGCGGCACGATCTGGGGCCCGACAAGAAAGCGGCCCTCACCACATTCCATGAGCTGATGGCACGCCCTCAGAAGCGGGCGGTGCGCAGCGATTCGGTGGTGGCGTTGATCGATGCCTTTTTGGATTGGTGCTCGAAGCACCGCTCCCCCGTCACGTACGAGTGGTATCGCGAGCGGTTGCAGTCCTTTGCCGAGACCTACCCCAAGCTCACCACCGCACAGCTGCGGCCGTTCCACGTCCAACTCTGGATCGATGGGGAAGAGGGCGTTTCTTCGGGCACGCGGCGCAACTACTGCCGCAGCATCAAGCGGGCCATGCGCTGGGCCGAGCAACAAGGGTATGTCGACCGCAGCCCCATCATGCATATGGAGCAGCCGCGGGCCGGCAAACGGGACACCGTTATCTCGCAGGAGCAGTTTGAGGAATTGATCAGCCTGATCCCGGTGCGGGAACTGCGAGACCTGCTGATCACCACCTGGGAGTCGGGCTGCCGGCCGCAAGAATCGTTGCGCGTCGAAGCGCGGCACGTCGATCTGGCGAACAGCCGCTGGGTGTTCCCGCAAGCGGAGTCCAAAGGCAACATCCCGCGGATTGTCTACCTCACCGACCGGGCCTTGGAGATTACGCGGCGCCTGGTGTTGCTCTATCCCGAGGGAAAGCTGTTTCGCAATTCGCGAGGCAACCCTTGGACCACCGAATCGGTCAACTGCGCCTTCGTGCGGTTGCAGATCAAGATGGGCCTGCGGCTGTTGAAAACGCAGGATGTCCAGTTCAGCAATAAAGAGGTGCGAGAGTTCACGAAGTCGTTGGCCCGCGAGCGAATCGAACGGGGTGAGGTCGTGCAGAAGTCGGACCGCGAACTCGAATTGGAGGCACGGCGGAAGCTGCGCTATCGGTTTGCTTGCACACTGGCCCCCAAGTGCTCGCTCTACACGCTGCGACATTCCTGGGCCACGCACGCCCTGGAACGGGGACTGGATGCGTTGACCGTGGCCATCTTGATGGGCCATTGA
- a CDS encoding cytochrome c3 family protein, whose amino-acid sequence MSLASRLFPMVTRPANLLPLLALVCGLAWADFALRAADPTKDKGKPSPPSSDDAAELTLPDFWPEGHPLPQVKSNCVKCHLNAGRELTVPLVHFAHSVHDLNQMSCHDCHGGNTVDDAKAHEEDFGFIGTKLSAHIARCAECHEEQADVLAAGPHHWDWSKRINIDYPMCFDCHGNHDVGNAAADFKLKEICLDCHENLDQDYPHVASFVTQNDELAETLAQVREKHAQADELLPEKFADEVGSLREATMRVLHAARELTADEAQQLGERAAQTRERLETWLKKSK is encoded by the coding sequence ATGAGTCTCGCGTCACGATTGTTCCCGATGGTCACGCGTCCGGCAAACCTGCTTCCGCTGCTGGCGCTAGTGTGCGGCCTGGCGTGGGCCGATTTTGCGTTGCGCGCCGCCGACCCAACCAAAGACAAAGGGAAGCCATCGCCCCCGTCCAGCGATGATGCCGCAGAGCTGACGTTGCCCGATTTCTGGCCCGAGGGGCACCCGCTCCCCCAGGTCAAATCAAACTGCGTGAAGTGCCACTTGAACGCCGGTCGCGAGTTGACGGTCCCGCTCGTACACTTTGCCCACAGCGTGCATGACCTGAACCAGATGTCGTGCCACGACTGCCACGGCGGCAACACGGTGGATGACGCGAAAGCGCACGAGGAGGATTTCGGCTTTATCGGCACGAAGTTGAGCGCTCACATCGCGCGTTGCGCGGAGTGCCACGAAGAGCAGGCCGACGTGCTGGCCGCCGGGCCTCATCATTGGGACTGGTCGAAGCGGATCAACATCGACTATCCCATGTGCTTCGACTGCCACGGCAATCACGACGTGGGTAACGCCGCGGCCGATTTCAAGCTGAAGGAAATCTGTCTCGACTGCCACGAGAATCTTGACCAGGATTATCCCCACGTTGCCTCGTTCGTGACGCAGAACGACGAACTGGCCGAAACGCTGGCGCAGGTCCGCGAGAAGCACGCACAGGCCGACGAGTTGTTGCCGGAAAAGTTCGCCGACGAGGTGGGCTCGCTACGCGAGGCCACGATGCGCGTGTTGCACGCGGCGCGCGAGTTGACGGCCGACGAGGCCCAGCAGTTGGGCGAACGAGCGGCCCAGACCCGCGAACGACTCGAAACCTGGCTCAAAAAGTCCAAGTAG
- a CDS encoding DUF362 domain-containing protein, with protein MHPNHCPKRRRFLQQAGALSLSAGVGGTILQRGRLWGDEPAAKPKPVPAADVGIARGSNMEDAVRAAVQLAGGMDFIQEGQTVLIKPNVTGAAKNPTTTSPEVLYAVIKLVAERGPKRIIVADRSFSPLFVRDPEMALTAPKTVDVMKRAGHLDAVNQAISDVKAPVVAVGLEDAAQEFELLGLPKNTPHWRKVQPALATHWPNGFELAELLFAVDHVINVPVIKTHFQAWFTMSMKAFVGMSHHRSRREFHASLHGEGNNDLFDQKKSGRRRRRGDAGRKEEIEEVQPFVNRISELNLGIRPALNILDGTQSYVFGGPSHGDSVEPKLVVASRDRVAADATGVAVLKRYGTEARLQNHSVWTNPFIRHAIEIGLGIDGLDKLNLKHAGMDDDIEQFREMLA; from the coding sequence ATGCACCCGAATCATTGCCCCAAGCGTCGTCGATTCCTGCAACAGGCGGGGGCACTTTCGCTCTCGGCCGGCGTGGGGGGCACTATTTTGCAGCGCGGCCGCCTGTGGGGAGATGAGCCGGCGGCCAAGCCCAAGCCCGTGCCCGCCGCCGACGTGGGAATCGCGCGTGGCTCGAACATGGAAGACGCGGTGCGTGCCGCCGTTCAATTGGCAGGGGGCATGGACTTCATCCAAGAAGGCCAGACCGTTCTGATCAAGCCGAACGTGACAGGGGCCGCCAAGAACCCCACCACCACGAGCCCCGAGGTGCTTTACGCGGTAATCAAGCTCGTGGCCGAACGAGGTCCCAAGCGGATCATCGTCGCCGACCGCAGCTTTTCGCCCTTGTTCGTGCGCGATCCCGAAATGGCCCTGACCGCGCCCAAGACGGTCGACGTGATGAAGCGCGCCGGACATCTCGACGCGGTGAATCAGGCGATCTCCGACGTGAAAGCGCCGGTCGTGGCCGTGGGGCTGGAAGATGCCGCCCAAGAGTTCGAGCTGCTCGGCCTGCCGAAGAATACCCCCCACTGGCGCAAGGTGCAGCCCGCGCTGGCCACGCACTGGCCGAACGGTTTCGAGTTGGCTGAACTGCTCTTTGCCGTCGACCATGTGATCAACGTGCCGGTCATCAAGACCCACTTCCAGGCCTGGTTCACCATGTCGATGAAAGCCTTCGTCGGCATGAGCCACCACCGCTCGCGCCGCGAGTTCCACGCCAGCCTGCACGGCGAAGGGAACAACGACCTGTTCGATCAGAAGAAGTCGGGCCGCCGGCGCCGACGCGGCGATGCCGGTCGCAAGGAAGAAATCGAAGAAGTGCAGCCCTTCGTCAATCGCATTTCGGAATTGAACCTGGGCATTCGCCCAGCGCTCAACATCCTCGACGGCACCCAGAGCTACGTCTTTGGCGGTCCGTCGCACGGTGACTCGGTCGAGCCGAAGCTGGTGGTCGCCAGCCGCGACCGCGTGGCGGCCGACGCCACCGGCGTGGCGGTGCTCAAGCGTTACGGCACCGAGGCCCGCTTGCAGAACCATTCGGTCTGGACCAATCCCTTCATCCGCCACGCCATCGAAATCGGGCTGGGCATCGACGGGCTCGACAAGCTGAACCTCAAGCACGCCGGCATGGACGACGACATCGAGCAATTCCGCGAGATGCTGGCATAG
- a CDS encoding helix-turn-helix domain-containing protein — protein MSADMNRELLTMKQVAEQLGCSMTNVYTLVSRGLLPVIRVGQSKGYRVDRHDLAAFLDERRMQYETVPRPVRRPQLKHIKL, from the coding sequence ATGTCAGCCGACATGAACCGCGAGCTCCTCACCATGAAGCAGGTCGCCGAGCAACTTGGTTGCTCGATGACGAACGTCTACACGCTCGTTAGTCGCGGCCTGCTCCCTGTCATTCGCGTTGGTCAATCCAAAGGCTATCGAGTCGACCGGCACGATCTCGCCGCCTTCCTGGACGAACGCAGGATGCAATACGAGACCGTGCCGCGACCCGTCCGACGTCCGCAACTCAAGCACATCAAGCTCTAG